A portion of the Pararge aegeria chromosome 10, ilParAegt1.1, whole genome shotgun sequence genome contains these proteins:
- the LOC120626711 gene encoding trypsin-1, whose product MCPWRKVAIFFVLTLTFLEGRKITLQDIRDNHVSTGNRSERFLFDNIFGLEVPLLEEQSVEDDEDDTVVKTCSCECGRANPLPRKLECGGPNQENRIVGGMPAGINRYPWMARLVYDGQFHCGASLLSKEYVLTAAHCVRKLKRSKIRVILGDHDQTVTTESAAIMRAVTAIVRHRSFDADSYNNDIALLKLRKPVNFSKIIKPVCLPPASAEPTGKEGIVVGWGRTSEGGVLPAVVQEVRVPILSLTQCRGMKYRATRITNNMLCAGKPSIDSCQGDSGGPLLLQNGDKFQIVGIVSWGVGCGRPGYPGVYTRITRYLPWLRANLRDTCLCDS is encoded by the exons ATGTGCCCATGGAGAAAAGTGGCTATATTTTTTGTGCTTACGCTAACCTTTTTGGAGGGCAGGAAGATAACGCTGCAGGATATACGTGATAACCAT GTTTCCACGGGCAATCGATCGGAAAGATTTTTGTTCGACAACATCTTCGGCTTAGAAGTACCTCTTTTGGAGGAGCAGAGCGTTGAAGATGACGAGGATGATACTGTGGTTAAGACTTGTTCCTGCG AATGCGGCAGAGCGAACCCACTTCCTAGAAAGCTAG AGTGCGGCGGTCCGAACCAGGAGAACCGCATAGTGGGCGGAATGCCAGCCGGTATCAACCGGTACCCTTGGATGGCGAGGCTTGTATACGACGGCCAGTTCCACTGCGGGGCATCGCTACTGTCCAAGGAGTATGTTTTGACAGCGGCGCATTGTGTAAGAAA GCTCAAACGATCCAAAATCCGAGTAATTCTGGGCGACCACGATCAAACGGTGACGACGGAAAGCGCTGCTATAATGAGAGCCGTCACAGCAATCGTCCGACACCGCAGCTTTGACGCCGACTCATATAACAACGACATCGCTCTGCTGAAGTTGCGCAAACCTGTCAACTTCTCCAAGATCATCAAACCTGTATGTTTACCTCCAGCAA GTGCCGAGCCAACAGGTAAAGAAGGTATCGTTGTCGGATGGGGACGTACTTCAGAAGGTGGTGTTCTGCCTGCCGTGGTACAAGAAGTTAGGGTGCCTATCCTATCACTGACGCAGTGTCGCGGAATGAAGTACAGGGCAACACGAATCACTAACAACATG CTTTGCGCGGGCAAACCTTCCATTGACTCTTGCCAAGGTGACAGTGGCGGCCCCTTGCTTTTACAAAACGGAGACAAGTTTCAAATCGTAG GAATAGTATCATGGGGTGTTGGATGTGGTAGACCTGGGTACCCCGGAGTTTACACCCGGATAACACGATACTTGCCCTGGTTAAGGGCGAATCTGCGTGACACATGCCTGTGCGACAGCTAA